Genomic DNA from Dehalogenimonas lykanthroporepellens BL-DC-9:
CCTATTCTCCGGCGAATGCTTGGTGTCTCCGGTAGCGGCTTTTATGCCTGGATGGATAGGCCTTTATCGAAGCGGGGTCAGGAGGAAGCGCGGCTTGAGTTGGAGATCAAGGCAGCGGATAAGCGGACGCGCCAGACCTATGGGCCGGAGCGACTACAGCGGGATTTGGCAGCGCACGGCGTGAAGGTGGGTATTTGCCGTATCAAGCGTATCCGGAAAAAGCTGGGGATACGTTGCAAACAGAAGAGTAAGTTCAAGGTTACCACGGATTCCAGGCACAGGTTGCCGGTAGCCGGAAACCTGTTGGCGCAGAAGTTTGTGGCCTCCAGGCCGAATGATGTATGGCTCACCGATATCACCTATATTTCCACCGATGAAGGTTGGCTGTATCTGGCAGGCCACAAGGACCTGTGGAATGGCGAAATTGTCGGATATGCCATGGGTAAGCGCTTGACCAGAAACCTGGTCAATGAGTCTTTGCTTCGGGCGGTGGCCGCTAAACATCCGGCCGAGGGGCTGTTGCACCACTCTGACCGGGGTAGCCAGTATTGCTCCCTTGAGTACCGGCGACTACTGGAACGATTTGGCTTGAGAGCTTCCATGAGCCGGAAAGGGAACTGCTACGACAACGCACCTATGGAGAGCTTCTGGGGAACGCTAAAACAGGAACTGGTGAATCATCGGCGCTATAGAACCAGACAAGAAGCCATCCGGGAGATCACGGAGTATATCGAAATCTTCTACAACCGGCAACGCCGGCAAGCCAGGCTGGGATTCTTGTCGCCGGCGGCTTATGCTCAACAATTCTACGCAGGACTGGTGGCGGCATGAAAGGTTTGGTGTCCGAATTTGACATCCGACCTCAACCTTGTCGTGTCCCCTAAGAGCTTGGTGTCAAATTTGAAGGTCATTTATGACGGTGAGGTAAACAGTTGGGCATTGGTTGAAATGGAATGGGGTGGCGCAGAAGCCGTTAGGCTGCGCTGGAATGATGGTTCTGAAGATCAAAGATTCCCGGGAATTGGAAATCCTCAATCCCGAGGCTTGCCTACCTGGTTTATTCTTCTCGAAGAAATTGCGGAAGTTGTTATCAGTATGCTCAAGGTAAACAAGAAGATATCAGAGTGACATACTTGAGCGGATCGCCTTGCGATAGTTCTCGATGATCTGCTCGCGGTACTTTTCCATGGTGGGGTGCAGAAAGGGTCGGGGCGGGATGACGATCACCGCGCCGGTGGGGTGCTGGATGGTGGCTCCGTATTCCATTACCGCACCGATGTTCACCAGGTCGTCGCCGTCCTTGTTGACCGTGCCGCGCAGTAGCCCCACGAAAGCCCGGTCGGTGAGGAGGCGCTGAGTGATGGAATTGACCAGAAAGCCGGTGTCGATCAGGACCTTGCTGGAGCCCTTGCGCGTGATGGTTCTCTCGGCCAGCTTGACGAACGCCTTGCCGCCCGGTGCCTGGGAGCGGATACCTCGTTTGATCTCGCGGACGAGGAATAGGGCGTTCTTGATGGTCGCCTGACGGATCGCCAGGGCGAGCCGGGCTCCGGGATTAGCGACCAGCTTCGCCTTCGCTTTGTCCCAATCTCCGAAGCGCTTAACCCCCATAAACTTTTCTCATTTTCAAAAGAATTTCTTTTGGATTTCAGCCAAGGCAAAAACGGTTGCGGGCATGAACATCATGTCACAGCTTCCAGTGGCAGTACAAGCTGACGACCTGTTTGGAGGATCTTCCCAGAGTCTTTTAGCCGTTTCATTACACGAGTAATACTGACGCGATGCGCTCCGATCAGAAAACCCAAATCTTCATGCGTTAACGGAAACTGAATAACATAACCCTCTTCTTTTTTCTCGCCATGCTCCCGGGCGACATTGAGCAGGACACTGTAAAGTCTTTCTTCCAAGTGAGTTTGGGACATGGCCCCGACCCGATCAGTTAACTGAGCGATACGACCACTCAAGTTCTTGATGACCTGGAGACCGATATTGGGATATTCAAGAACCAATTTTTCAAAACGATCTTTTGTAAAGCTGCACACCAATGTCTCCTCCATACTCCACGCACTCACAGGATAGTTGAAATCATCGTTAAATATATACTCCCCCAAAAAATCGCCAGGCTTCCTTATATCCAGAGTTAATTCCGTACCATCCTCTAAGAGTTTGCTCAATTTTACGCGACCGGCTTTGATCAACGAAATCTGTTTCGCTGTATCGCCTTGCATAAAAACTGATTGGCCTGCTTGATATTTTTTACGCAACGCCTCTCGAACGACCGCTTCCATTTCCGCCTGGCGCAGTCCATCAAAAACCCAAAGCTGCCCGATGCATATTTGCGACCATTCACTACCCTTCGGTTTTAGCTTTTCACATAGGCAACTCATAGGAACTGCCTCCTTCCAGCAATTTTCTAATTCCCTGGGCTGTCGTGGCAAAAGTAGTCCATTTCAGATAGCCGAAGGAACCCTGCCATTTGTAGGTTAGTTTCATTCCAGCAACCCATTTAACATATTATCAAAATGATCCAAGTTCAAGTTCATGAATTCAACGGGGACCTGTACCAAGTCGAAAAATTCGAGTACTTCATCCTCTGTCAAGGAATTAACTCCGGAATCCAGCACAAGAATCCGTTCATATCTTCCAAGATTCATACGAAAATCCACCTCATTCCATCCGAAGAATCGTTTCATATTTGCAGGCCAAACTCTCACCCATGTAGGTGTCATAAGCATCGTGTTATTTTGTTCCAATTCTATTGATTTCTCTTCTCCGAGGAAGGCTGACAAACAGTTTTTTGTAGGTATAATATGCGCGCCCTTACTGTCGGCTATGGACTTAATTTGTGGAAGGCACCCATTACCGTACAATATCTTGACATCCACCTTTCCAATATTTTTTGCAATATCGATAGCAGATAATAGCTCACTTTCAAGCAATTTAAGATCGGAATGAAGTCCGGCGTCAAGCCATATCACTTTAAAGCCTGCCAAACCACGCTTTCTTTCCAATAGGAAATTGATCTCATCCTTGAAAATCCCACATGCTATTAAAACCTTGTCCGCTTTCATAGACCACATCCTTTAGGTTGAAACTGTTGGTACTTATTTGTATTGCGCTCCTACCTTCTCTGTACAATTATTGGTCACGGCACTTTACAAATTAAAAAGTCAAAACCATGAATCCTTCCTTGAGATGTCGTGTTAAGGGTTCTCCCATATAAATAACCTGGCACCCGAGTTTTTCGAGTTTTTCAGATACTCCATACCTGTCAGCGCAGGCCTTACACGCCAACGTTTCAACACCAACCTTCTTCATTCCGACGAGTTCGGTCTGCAGTTTGAGGTCCTCTGAAAGTAGCTTCGCAGATGGTCCCCAAACTATCATTTTGACAGTGCCCCACCACCCTTTGATCATAGAATTTTTACAATACATAAATACCATGTTCAGGGCGACGTCTGGGTCTTGTGAACTCCATACGACCACGAGGGAATCGTGAAAGTCACTTTTCATGGGAATCGACTCCTTCCGCGTTTATAGACTCCAGAAAATGGCGGTGGACCTGGAGACAGGAGATATACCGCCCCCAGGCCACCCTCCGGACTCGGAAAGCATGTCACATAATGCTTTCCACATGACCAATTAGTGACTATAATCAGAGCGTTATCCTATTTTGTTTCCTGCGTTGGGACCAGGAGACTGATCATAAATCTCTTCAACTGTGATCTTTGCCACGTATTTGGGCTCGGGGAGCGGTTTTGGCGCCTTCTTCAGTTCCTCTCTTACCTTCTCGTAAATTGGACCGCTGTCGATAAGCTCCGCTTTTCCCTTGAATTGATACCCAATGAATTTTTCATGGTCTACAAGGGTTACTGCGACCTTTGGATTGTTCCTGAGATTGTCCCTGGTTTTGAGAGAAAAGAGATCGGCAAAAATAATCGTGTTTTCGTCCAGCACCTGAATAGTGCCTTTGGGAGTGACATTGGGCATGCCCTCCTGATTAGCGGTGGCTACCCAACCCAGCTTGCCCTTTACAAATTCCTGCAATTCTTTGGAAATACTTGACGCCATGATTACCTCCTGTGTCATAATATGTTTTTAAAACACGAAAACGCCTATAATTCGGCCAGCAATAAGTCCTTTGTCTTTATCGTGTTTCACCTCCTTTCCGTGGGTGTGGTCACACTCCACAGTTACATTGCCAGTTGTCCACGCAGACGGTCAGCGATTACACGTCCGAGATCATGTGCCTGCTGCCATGTTTCTGTTTGGTTTTCAACGTTGCTGAATTTCTCGGATGTCACG
This window encodes:
- a CDS encoding protein of unknown function DUF1291 (PFAM: protein of unknown function DUF1291~KEGG: dal:Dalk_4103 protein of unknown function DUF1291) — its product is MKSDFHDSLVVVWSSQDPDVALNMVFMYCKNSMIKGWWGTVKMIVWGPSAKLLSEDLKLQTELVGMKKVGVETLACKACADRYGVSEKLEKLGCQVIYMGEPLTRHLKEGFMVLTF
- a CDS encoding conserved hypothetical protein (KEGG: sfu:Sfum_3812 hypothetical protein), with amino-acid sequence MGVKRFGDWDKAKAKLVANPGARLALAIRQATIKNALFLVREIKRGIRSQAPGGKAFVKLAERTITRKGSSKVLIDTGFLVNSITQRLLTDRAFVGLLRGTVNKDGDDLVNIGAVMEYGATIQHPTGAVIVIPPRPFLHPTMEKYREQIIENYRKAIRSSMSL
- a CDS encoding Integrase catalytic region (PFAM: Integrase catalytic region~KEGG: neu:NE0155 integrase catalytic subunit), with product MKELRLKYPVPILRRMLGVSGSGFYAWMDRPLSKRGQEEARLELEIKAADKRTRQTYGPERLQRDLAAHGVKVGICRIKRIRKKLGIRCKQKSKFKVTTDSRHRLPVAGNLLAQKFVASRPNDVWLTDITYISTDEGWLYLAGHKDLWNGEIVGYAMGKRLTRNLVNESLLRAVAAKHPAEGLLHHSDRGSQYCSLEYRRLLERFGLRASMSRKGNCYDNAPMESFWGTLKQELVNHRRYRTRQEAIREITEYIEIFYNRQRRQARLGFLSPAAYAQQFYAGLVAA
- a CDS encoding transcriptional regulator, Crp/Fnr family (KEGG: dat:HRM2_24100 Crp~PFAM: cyclic nucleotide-binding; regulatory protein Crp~SMART: cyclic nucleotide-binding; regulatory protein Crp), encoding MSCLCEKLKPKGSEWSQICIGQLWVFDGLRQAEMEAVVREALRKKYQAGQSVFMQGDTAKQISLIKAGRVKLSKLLEDGTELTLDIRKPGDFLGEYIFNDDFNYPVSAWSMEETLVCSFTKDRFEKLVLEYPNIGLQVIKNLSGRIAQLTDRVGAMSQTHLEERLYSVLLNVAREHGEKKEEGYVIQFPLTHEDLGFLIGAHRVSITRVMKRLKDSGKILQTGRQLVLPLEAVT
- a CDS encoding pyridoxamine 5'-phosphate oxidase-related FMN-binding protein (PFAM: pyridoxamine 5'-phosphate oxidase-related FMN-binding~KEGG: mth:MTH413 hypothetical protein), coding for MASSISKELQEFVKGKLGWVATANQEGMPNVTPKGTIQVLDENTIIFADLFSLKTRDNLRNNPKVAVTLVDHEKFIGYQFKGKAELIDSGPIYEKVREELKKAPKPLPEPKYVAKITVEEIYDQSPGPNAGNKIG
- a CDS encoding conserved hypothetical protein (KEGG: dat:HRM2_24360 hypothetical protein) — translated: MKADKVLIACGIFKDEINFLLERKRGLAGFKVIWLDAGLHSDLKLLESELLSAIDIAKNIGKVDVKILYGNGCLPQIKSIADSKGAHIIPTKNCLSAFLGEEKSIELEQNNTMLMTPTWVRVWPANMKRFFGWNEVDFRMNLGRYERILVLDSGVNSLTEDEVLEFFDLVQVPVEFMNLNLDHFDNMLNGLLE